A region from the Afifella aestuarii genome encodes:
- the gltB gene encoding glutamate synthase large subunit: MEPHLKSERMRAAAQAFERAERVRGTRKTPAAGQGLLDPRGERDACGVGFIADLKARPSHTIVEHGLKILHNLTHRGAVGADPEVGDGAGMLIQLPDAFFRGEAEAHGFSLPPLGRYAVGVIFMPQDAELRRHLEGVVEQVVAEEGQTVLGWRDVPVDNSCLSKAQKIRAAEPVHRQVFIGAADGLEGDDFERRLYILRKVISNRIFHESDGRDKGFYIVSMSSRTAVYKGMFLAHQLGEYYKDLSDPRFASALALVHQRFSTNTFPSWKLAHPYRMVAHNGEINTLRGNVNWMAARQASISSPLLGDDIDKLWPISYEGQSDTACFDNALEFLTIGGYELAHAAMMLVPEAWAGNPLMDEKRRAFYQYHAALMEPWDGPAAIAFTDGRQIGATLDRNGLRPARYVVTDDGFVIMASEAGVLPVDESSIVRKWRLQPGRMLLIDLQEGRIIDDGELKARLSEGNPYRQWLARTQIVLEDMPEVASRAPTTAASLLDRQQAFGYTQEDLKILMAPMAVTGQEAIGSMGSDTPVSVLSDKPKLLYTYFKQNFAQVTNPPIDPIREEIVMSLVSFIGPRPNLFDLEGLSERKRLEVRQPILTNADLEKIRGIGDIADNHFQTKTLDITYNASLGADGMEDALDRLCQRAERAVLDGYNIIILSDRLVGPQRIAMPALLATAAVHHHLIRKGLRTSVGLVVETGEAREVHHFAVLAGYGAEAINPYLAFETLAQMHERGDFPDVVDAREVVERFIKSVGKGILKVMSKMGISTYQSYCGAQIFDAVGLSSAFVDRFFFGTATMIEGVGLAEIAEETARRHRLAFGDDPVLRRTLEVGGEYGFRMRGEDHVWTPDAVAHLQHAVRGEGFDRFRTFSEMVNGEAAKRLTIRSLFRIREAESMDVEPVPLEEVEPAAEIVKRFATGAMSFGSISREAHTTLAVAMNRIGGKSNTGEGGEEPERFVPKPNGDSERSAIKQVASGRFGVTTEYLVNSDMMQIKVAQGAKPGEGGQLPGHKVDAVIAKVRHSTPGVGLISPPPHHDIYSIEDLAQLIFDLKNVNPAADVSVKLVAEVGVGTVAAGVAKARADHITISGYDGGTGASPLTSIKHAGLPWEIGLAETHQTLVHEGLRSRVALQVDGGLRTGRDVIVGALLGADEFGFSTAPLIAAGCIMMRKCHLNTCPVGVATQDPVLRKRFRGAPEHVINYFFFVAEEVREIMAAMGVRKLEELVGRSDRLDTMPLIKHWKAKGLDFSKLFHRQDAPDDEVRWTRRQEHPIETVLDRKLIKEAAPALERGEPVQIDVKVANLDRSVGAMLSGEIAKRYGHEGLPDDTIVVKMKGTAGQSFGAFLARGVTFDLEGDANDYVGKGLCGGRIVVRPAEGFQLPAEQAIIVGNTLLYGAVEGECYFSGVAGERFAVRNSGAIAVVEGCGDHGCEYMTGGIVVVIGETGRNFAAGMSGGIAYVLDEDGSFERRCNLAMVELEPVPEEEALLEELHHHGGDMEWHGRVNVSSNMNTHDEERLLTLITNHHHYTGSKRAKHILENWADFRPKFVKVMPVEYRRALVEMEERRMGGGRRIAAE, translated from the coding sequence ATGGAACCTCACCTCAAGAGCGAGCGGATGCGCGCAGCGGCGCAGGCGTTTGAGCGCGCGGAGCGCGTGCGCGGAACGCGAAAAACGCCGGCTGCCGGCCAAGGTCTTCTCGATCCGCGCGGCGAGCGCGATGCCTGCGGCGTCGGCTTCATCGCCGATCTGAAGGCGCGGCCTTCGCACACGATCGTCGAGCACGGGCTCAAGATCCTCCACAATCTGACGCATCGCGGCGCTGTCGGCGCCGACCCCGAGGTCGGCGACGGGGCGGGCATGCTCATCCAGCTGCCGGACGCGTTCTTCCGCGGCGAGGCGGAGGCCCACGGCTTTTCGCTGCCGCCGCTCGGCCGCTATGCCGTCGGCGTCATCTTCATGCCGCAGGACGCGGAGCTGCGCCGGCATCTGGAAGGCGTCGTGGAACAGGTGGTGGCCGAGGAAGGCCAGACGGTGCTCGGCTGGCGCGACGTGCCGGTCGACAATTCCTGCCTGTCGAAGGCGCAGAAGATCCGCGCGGCGGAACCGGTGCACCGGCAGGTGTTCATCGGCGCGGCGGACGGGCTCGAGGGCGACGATTTCGAGCGCCGCCTCTACATTCTGCGCAAGGTCATCTCCAACCGCATCTTCCACGAGAGCGACGGTCGCGACAAAGGCTTCTACATCGTCTCGATGTCGAGCCGCACCGCGGTCTACAAGGGCATGTTCCTCGCCCATCAGCTCGGCGAATATTACAAGGATCTGTCGGATCCGCGCTTCGCCTCGGCGCTCGCCCTCGTGCATCAGCGCTTCTCGACGAACACGTTCCCGTCCTGGAAGCTTGCCCATCCCTACCGGATGGTCGCCCATAACGGCGAGATCAACACGCTCAGAGGCAACGTCAACTGGATGGCGGCCCGCCAGGCGTCGATCTCCTCGCCGCTTCTCGGCGACGACATCGATAAATTGTGGCCGATCTCCTATGAGGGTCAGTCGGACACGGCCTGTTTCGACAATGCGCTCGAATTCCTGACCATCGGCGGCTACGAACTCGCCCATGCGGCGATGATGCTGGTGCCGGAGGCCTGGGCCGGCAATCCGCTGATGGACGAGAAGCGGCGGGCTTTCTACCAGTACCATGCGGCGCTGATGGAGCCGTGGGACGGGCCGGCGGCGATCGCCTTCACCGACGGACGCCAGATCGGTGCCACCCTCGACCGCAACGGGCTGCGGCCGGCGCGCTATGTCGTGACCGACGACGGCTTCGTCATCATGGCGTCCGAAGCCGGCGTCCTGCCGGTCGACGAAAGCTCGATCGTGCGCAAATGGCGGCTGCAGCCGGGTCGGATGCTGCTCATCGATCTTCAGGAAGGCCGCATCATCGACGACGGCGAACTGAAGGCGCGGCTTTCGGAAGGCAATCCCTATCGCCAGTGGCTCGCCCGCACGCAGATCGTTCTGGAAGACATGCCGGAGGTCGCCTCGCGCGCGCCGACGACGGCTGCCTCGCTGCTCGATCGCCAGCAGGCGTTCGGCTATACGCAGGAAGACCTGAAGATCCTGATGGCGCCGATGGCGGTGACCGGTCAGGAGGCGATCGGATCGATGGGATCGGATACGCCGGTCTCCGTGCTCTCCGACAAGCCGAAGCTGCTCTACACCTATTTCAAGCAGAACTTCGCCCAGGTGACGAACCCGCCGATCGATCCGATCCGCGAGGAAATCGTCATGAGCCTCGTCTCCTTCATCGGGCCGCGGCCGAACCTCTTCGATCTCGAAGGCCTGTCGGAGAGGAAGCGGCTCGAAGTGCGTCAGCCGATCCTCACCAATGCCGATCTCGAAAAGATCCGCGGCATCGGTGACATCGCCGACAACCATTTCCAGACGAAGACGCTCGACATCACCTACAATGCGAGCCTCGGCGCCGATGGCATGGAAGACGCCCTCGACCGGCTGTGCCAGCGCGCCGAGCGGGCGGTGCTCGACGGCTACAACATCATCATCCTGTCGGACCGCCTGGTCGGCCCGCAGCGCATCGCCATGCCGGCGCTTCTGGCGACGGCGGCCGTGCACCATCACCTGATCCGCAAGGGGCTCCGCACCTCGGTCGGCCTCGTGGTGGAGACGGGCGAGGCGCGCGAAGTGCATCATTTCGCAGTGCTCGCCGGCTACGGCGCCGAGGCGATCAACCCCTATCTCGCCTTCGAGACTTTGGCGCAGATGCATGAGCGCGGCGACTTCCCAGACGTCGTCGATGCGCGCGAAGTGGTGGAACGCTTCATCAAATCCGTCGGCAAGGGGATTTTGAAGGTGATGTCCAAGATGGGCATCTCCACCTACCAATCCTATTGCGGGGCGCAGATCTTCGATGCTGTGGGCCTGTCTTCGGCCTTCGTCGACCGCTTCTTCTTCGGCACGGCGACGATGATCGAAGGCGTCGGTCTTGCAGAGATCGCCGAGGAGACGGCACGGCGTCACCGCCTTGCCTTCGGCGACGACCCGGTTCTGAGGCGCACGCTCGAAGTCGGCGGCGAATACGGCTTCCGCATGCGCGGCGAAGACCATGTGTGGACGCCGGATGCCGTGGCGCATCTGCAGCATGCGGTGCGCGGCGAAGGTTTCGACCGCTTCCGCACCTTCTCCGAGATGGTGAACGGCGAGGCGGCGAAGCGGCTGACGATCCGCTCGCTCTTCCGCATCCGCGAGGCGGAGTCTATGGATGTCGAGCCGGTGCCTCTGGAAGAGGTGGAGCCGGCGGCGGAGATCGTGAAGCGTTTCGCGACCGGCGCGATGAGCTTCGGCTCTATTTCGCGCGAGGCGCATACGACGCTTGCGGTCGCCATGAACCGGATCGGCGGCAAGTCGAACACCGGCGAGGGCGGCGAGGAGCCGGAGCGCTTCGTGCCGAAGCCGAACGGGGATTCGGAGCGTTCCGCGATCAAGCAGGTCGCCTCCGGCCGCTTCGGCGTGACGACGGAATATCTCGTCAATTCCGACATGATGCAGATCAAGGTGGCGCAGGGCGCAAAGCCCGGCGAAGGCGGCCAGCTGCCCGGCCACAAGGTCGATGCGGTGATCGCGAAAGTCCGCCATTCGACGCCGGGCGTCGGCCTCATTTCGCCGCCGCCGCATCACGACATCTATTCGATCGAGGATCTGGCGCAGCTCATTTTCGACCTGAAGAACGTCAATCCGGCGGCCGACGTGTCGGTGAAGCTCGTCGCGGAAGTGGGTGTCGGTACGGTTGCGGCCGGTGTCGCCAAGGCGCGCGCTGACCACATCACCATTTCCGGCTATGACGGCGGCACGGGCGCCTCGCCACTCACCTCCATCAAGCATGCGGGTCTGCCCTGGGAGATCGGCCTTGCCGAGACCCATCAGACGCTGGTGCATGAGGGCTTGCGTTCGCGCGTGGCGCTGCAGGTCGACGGAGGGCTGAGGACCGGACGCGACGTGATCGTGGGTGCGCTCTTGGGCGCCGACGAATTCGGCTTCTCGACCGCTCCTTTGATTGCGGCCGGCTGCATCATGATGCGCAAATGCCATCTCAACACCTGCCCGGTCGGCGTCGCCACCCAGGATCCGGTGTTGCGCAAGCGCTTCCGCGGTGCGCCGGAGCATGTGATCAACTACTTCTTCTTCGTGGCCGAAGAGGTGCGCGAGATCATGGCGGCGATGGGCGTGCGCAAGCTCGAAGAGCTCGTCGGACGTTCCGACCGGCTCGACACGATGCCGCTCATCAAGCACTGGAAGGCGAAGGGGCTCGATTTCTCCAAGCTCTTCCATCGCCAGGACGCGCCTGACGACGAGGTCCGCTGGACAAGGCGCCAGGAGCATCCGATCGAGACGGTGCTCGATCGCAAGCTGATCAAGGAAGCGGCGCCGGCTCTCGAACGCGGCGAACCGGTGCAGATCGATGTGAAGGTCGCCAATCTCGACCGTTCGGTCGGCGCCATGCTGTCGGGCGAGATCGCCAAGCGCTACGGCCATGAGGGCCTGCCCGACGACACGATCGTGGTGAAGATGAAGGGAACGGCCGGCCAGTCCTTCGGGGCGTTCCTGGCCCGCGGCGTGACCTTCGACCTCGAAGGCGACGCCAACGATTATGTCGGCAAGGGACTGTGCGGCGGGCGCATCGTGGTGCGGCCGGCGGAGGGTTTCCAGCTTCCGGCGGAGCAGGCGATCATCGTCGGCAACACGCTGCTTTACGGCGCCGTCGAGGGCGAGTGCTATTTCTCCGGCGTTGCCGGCGAGCGCTTCGCCGTCCGCAATTCCGGGGCGATCGCGGTCGTGGAAGGCTGCGGCGACCATGGCTGCGAGTACATGACGGGCGGCATCGTCGTCGTCATCGGCGAGACGGGCCGCAACTTTGCGGCCGGCATGTCGGGCGGCATCGCCTATGTGCTCGACGAGGACGGCTCGTTCGAACGGCGCTGCAACCTCGCCATGGTCGAGCTCGAACCAGTGCCGGAGGAAGAGGCGCTTCTGGAAGAGCTGCACCACCATGGCGGCGACATGGAATGGCACGGCCGCGTCAACGTCTCCTCCAACATGAACACGCATGACGAGGAGCGGCTTTTGACGCTCATCACCAACCATCACCATTACACGGGCTCCAAGCGTGCCAAGCACATCCTGGAGAACTGGGCGGACTTCCGGCCGAAATTCGTGAAGGTGATGCCGGTCGAATATCGTCGTGCCCTCGTCGAGATGGAAGAACGCCGCATGGGCGGCGGGCGACGCATCGCGGCGGAGTGA
- a CDS encoding glutamate synthase subunit beta: MAKVTGFLEIDRQEQRYQPASDRIRHFKEFVLPLPEPEVRRQASRCMDCGIPYCHGPTGCPVHNQIPDWNDLVWQGDWEEAARNLHSTNNFPEWTGRICPAPCEEACTLNIEDVPVTIKTVEQAIADKAFEQGWIRPQPAERKTGKRIAIIGSGPAGMAAAQQLARVGHDVHVYEREPKAGGLCRYGIPDFKMEKYHIDRRVTQMEGEGVIFHYGVNIGVTKPMKELVDEHDAVLIATGSERPRDPGIGGMELTGVHYAMPYLIQSNRRVNGEPVPEIDHPDDIWAGRRHVVVVGGGDTASDCVGTAFRQGAISVTQLDIRACPPEKENKALVWPYWPTKLRTSSSQAEGAEREFQAATLEFVGKNGVLTGVKCARVDEKRQPLEGTEFILKADLAFIAIGFSGPLEDTFVKEFGGALKQDRRTNILADEKSYRTSVDKVFAAGDVRRGQSLVVWAIREGRQAARSIDEFLMDETSLPL; encoded by the coding sequence ATGGCTAAAGTCACAGGCTTTCTGGAGATCGATCGGCAGGAACAGCGCTACCAGCCGGCTTCCGACCGCATCCGGCATTTCAAGGAATTCGTCCTGCCCTTGCCGGAGCCGGAGGTGCGCCGGCAGGCCTCGCGCTGCATGGATTGCGGCATTCCCTATTGCCACGGGCCGACGGGCTGCCCGGTGCACAACCAGATCCCCGACTGGAACGATCTCGTCTGGCAGGGCGATTGGGAGGAGGCCGCGCGCAACCTCCATTCCACCAACAATTTCCCCGAATGGACGGGCCGCATCTGTCCCGCGCCTTGCGAAGAGGCGTGCACGCTCAATATCGAAGACGTGCCGGTCACCATCAAGACGGTGGAGCAGGCGATCGCCGACAAGGCTTTCGAGCAGGGCTGGATCCGTCCGCAGCCGGCGGAGCGAAAGACCGGCAAGCGCATCGCCATCATCGGTTCGGGCCCGGCTGGCATGGCGGCGGCCCAGCAGCTCGCGCGCGTCGGCCACGACGTGCATGTCTATGAGCGCGAGCCGAAGGCCGGCGGGCTCTGCCGCTACGGCATCCCCGACTTCAAGATGGAAAAATACCATATCGACCGGCGTGTGACGCAGATGGAAGGCGAGGGCGTCATCTTCCATTACGGCGTCAATATCGGTGTGACGAAGCCGATGAAGGAGCTCGTCGATGAGCACGATGCCGTGTTGATTGCCACCGGTTCTGAGCGGCCGCGCGATCCGGGCATCGGCGGCATGGAATTGACCGGCGTGCATTACGCCATGCCCTATCTCATTCAGTCGAACCGGCGCGTGAACGGCGAGCCGGTGCCGGAGATCGATCATCCCGACGACATCTGGGCCGGACGCCGGCATGTCGTGGTGGTCGGCGGCGGCGATACGGCCTCGGACTGCGTCGGCACGGCGTTCCGCCAGGGCGCGATTTCCGTCACGCAGCTCGATATCCGCGCCTGCCCGCCGGAGAAGGAGAACAAGGCGCTGGTGTGGCCGTACTGGCCGACGAAGCTTCGCACCTCTTCCAGCCAGGCGGAGGGGGCGGAGCGCGAATTCCAGGCGGCGACGCTCGAATTCGTCGGCAAGAACGGCGTTCTGACCGGCGTGAAATGCGCTCGCGTCGATGAAAAGCGCCAGCCGCTCGAAGGCACGGAATTCATCCTGAAGGCCGATCTCGCCTTCATCGCCATCGGTTTTTCCGGACCGCTGGAAGACACCTTCGTCAAGGAATTCGGCGGCGCGCTGAAGCAGGACCGGCGCACCAACATTCTCGCCGACGAGAAGAGCTATCGCACCTCCGTCGACAAGGTGTTTGCGGCCGGCGATGTGCGGCGCGGCCAGTCGCTGGTGGTGTGGGCGATCCGCGAGGGCCGGCAGGCGGCGCGCTCGATCGACGAGTTTCTGATGGACGAGACCTCGCTGCCGCTGTGA
- a CDS encoding SGNH/GDSL hydrolase family protein, which produces MRSFFAGFMVALAALAFLGAEMDVTSRAAAAETIVVAQNDRQPSLFRFLFGPRRNAQPQRQEPQTRQRAPQRSTPRRSTRRSTPRAPVEPQVDIVEKAEDAKRVLVVGDFFARSIAKGLDEAFAENPKVMIIQAANGSSGLVRDDFYDWPARLPELIAEHKPDAVVVMLGGNDRQEIGKLAVRGDEWNEAYGDRVAKLANVIAESGEPGIWVGLVPVASSVMSRDYSAFNSIYRETLEDSPVKFVDVWNGFADDEGKYVASGPDMNGQNRQLRVGDGLNFTRAGQRKLAFFIERDLQEILKTGSPFLASLEEGEAAAEKEARPAISAMIPIDKLILGNAGGLSTYTPRIRAEQPTGAGKEGSDEDAPAAEDETAAVPRSSPAEAAPQKVEEEDVEPEAEALLAKMIAGTPPPAGRIDDYRWPPERRTPPVKAADKAAETSSEKPAESDESASAATSPEAEADNPEPDPAERAASAAPAE; this is translated from the coding sequence ATGCGCAGTTTCTTTGCAGGCTTCATGGTGGCGCTCGCCGCTCTCGCCTTTCTCGGCGCGGAGATGGATGTCACTTCGCGTGCCGCAGCGGCCGAGACGATCGTCGTCGCCCAGAACGACCGCCAGCCGTCCCTCTTCCGCTTCCTGTTCGGCCCGCGGCGCAACGCCCAGCCGCAGCGCCAGGAGCCGCAGACGCGCCAGCGCGCCCCGCAGCGCTCCACCCCGCGCCGGTCCACGCGCCGCAGCACGCCCCGCGCACCCGTGGAGCCGCAGGTCGACATCGTGGAGAAGGCGGAAGACGCAAAGCGCGTCCTCGTCGTCGGCGATTTCTTCGCCCGCAGCATCGCCAAGGGTCTCGACGAAGCCTTCGCCGAAAACCCGAAAGTCATGATCATCCAGGCCGCCAACGGCTCCTCGGGCCTGGTGCGCGACGATTTCTACGACTGGCCGGCGCGGCTTCCCGAGCTCATCGCGGAGCACAAGCCGGATGCCGTCGTCGTCATGCTCGGCGGCAACGACCGCCAGGAGATCGGCAAGCTCGCGGTGCGCGGCGACGAATGGAACGAGGCCTATGGCGACCGTGTCGCAAAACTCGCCAATGTCATCGCCGAAAGCGGCGAGCCCGGCATCTGGGTGGGCCTCGTGCCGGTCGCCTCCTCCGTCATGTCGCGCGATTACAGCGCCTTCAATTCCATCTACCGCGAGACCCTGGAAGATTCGCCAGTCAAATTCGTCGATGTGTGGAACGGCTTTGCCGACGACGAAGGCAAATACGTCGCCTCCGGCCCGGACATGAACGGCCAGAACCGGCAGCTGCGCGTCGGCGACGGGCTCAATTTCACCCGCGCCGGCCAGCGCAAGCTCGCCTTCTTCATCGAGCGCGATTTGCAGGAAATCCTGAAGACCGGCTCGCCGTTCCTGGCCTCCCTCGAAGAGGGCGAAGCCGCGGCCGAGAAGGAAGCCCGGCCTGCGATCAGCGCCATGATCCCGATCGACAAATTGATCTTGGGCAACGCCGGCGGCCTCTCCACCTATACGCCCCGGATCAGAGCCGAGCAGCCGACAGGCGCCGGCAAGGAAGGCAGCGACGAGGACGCGCCTGCAGCAGAGGACGAAACGGCTGCCGTTCCGCGCTCCTCACCCGCCGAAGCGGCGCCGCAAAAGGTCGAAGAGGAAGACGTCGAGCCCGAGGCGGAAGCCCTGCTCGCCAAAATGATCGCCGGCACGCCGCCGCCGGCCGGTCGCATCGACGATTACCGCTGGCCGCCGGAGCGGCGCACGCCGCCGGTCAAAGCCGCCGACAAGGCGGCCGAGACGTCATCCGAAAAGCCGGCCGAAAGCGATGAAAGTGCTTCGGCCGCCACCTCGCCCGAAGCTGAGGCCGACAATCCAGAACCGGACCCGGCAGAACGCGCAGCGTCAGCGGCACCCGCCGAATAG
- the galE gene encoding UDP-glucose 4-epimerase GalE, with protein sequence MSVLVTGGAGYLGSQLVLALRDEGENVVVLDNLSTGYEWAVPRGAELVIGDVGDRLLLNHIMRTRRVDAVLHLAGALVVVDSVADPLGYYLNHSIKTRELIAAAVANGVDHIVLSSSTAVYGHPAENPVPETAPLEPLTSYAVFKASAERMLAEAGASYGLKSVSLRTGHIAGADPSGRVGHAIVGATDLVKIVLEAALGRREYVPVFGTDYDTPDGTGIRDYVHVADAADAHLAALAYLRAGGDSLTVNCGYGQGHSVLEVIDAVQRIAGKVLDVRARARRADDIVSLVADPHRILKALAWQPRFSNLETILEHALAWEARAAMRAA encoded by the coding sequence ATGAGCGTTCTGGTAACGGGGGGCGCCGGTTATCTGGGCAGCCAGCTCGTGCTCGCGCTTCGCGACGAGGGCGAGAACGTCGTCGTCCTCGACAACCTTTCCACAGGCTATGAATGGGCCGTGCCGCGCGGCGCCGAACTCGTCATCGGCGATGTCGGCGACCGGCTTCTCCTCAACCACATCATGCGCACCCGCCGCGTCGATGCCGTCCTGCATCTCGCAGGCGCCCTCGTCGTCGTCGATTCCGTCGCCGACCCGCTCGGCTATTATCTGAACCACTCGATCAAGACGCGCGAATTGATCGCCGCCGCGGTCGCGAACGGCGTCGACCACATCGTCCTGTCCTCGTCGACCGCCGTCTACGGCCACCCTGCCGAAAATCCGGTCCCCGAGACCGCGCCGCTCGAGCCGCTGACGTCCTACGCCGTCTTCAAGGCCTCGGCGGAGCGCATGCTCGCTGAGGCCGGCGCCTCCTACGGCCTCAAGAGCGTCAGCCTGCGCACCGGCCATATCGCCGGCGCCGATCCGTCGGGCCGCGTCGGCCATGCGATCGTCGGCGCCACCGATCTCGTCAAGATCGTGCTCGAAGCGGCCCTCGGCCGGCGCGAATACGTGCCCGTCTTCGGCACCGATTACGACACGCCCGACGGCACCGGCATTCGCGATTACGTGCATGTCGCCGACGCCGCCGATGCGCATCTGGCCGCCCTCGCTTATCTCCGAGCCGGCGGCGACAGCCTCACCGTCAATTGCGGTTATGGCCAGGGCCACAGCGTGCTTGAAGTGATCGACGCGGTGCAAAGGATCGCCGGCAAAGTGCTCGATGTGCGCGCCCGCGCCCGCCGGGCCGACGATATCGTCAGCCTCGTCGCCGATCCGCACCGCATCCTGAAGGCGCTCGCCTGGCAGCCGCGCTTCTCCAATCTCGAAACGATCCTGGAACACGCGCTCGCCTGGGAGGCCCGCGCCGCCATGCGCGCCGCCTGA
- the galU gene encoding UTP--glucose-1-phosphate uridylyltransferase GalU, which yields MVNRIRKAVLPVAGLGTRFLPATKAVPKEMLTIVDRPVLQYVVDEAKAAGIEHFVFVTGRGKGVIEDHFDIQPELEDTLKARGKTAELDVLKAELPPAGGTSFTRQQAPLGLGHAIWCAREIVGDEPFAVLLPDMLMRSEPGCLAQMMTAYEKHGGNVIALEETVPEQVHKYGIVALGEDDDVGVEITGMVEKPKKEEAPSTFYISGRYILQPEIFKLLETTKPGAGGEIQLTDGMKALSEKQRFTGVRFRGVTFDCGAKSGFLAANVAYALDREDIADDFKAELKKLGKDWLKGLVG from the coding sequence GTGGTTAACCGGATCAGAAAAGCCGTCCTGCCTGTCGCAGGCCTCGGCACACGATTTCTTCCCGCTACCAAAGCCGTGCCGAAGGAGATGCTGACGATCGTCGACCGGCCCGTGCTGCAATATGTGGTCGACGAGGCGAAGGCCGCCGGCATCGAGCATTTCGTCTTCGTCACCGGGCGCGGCAAGGGCGTCATCGAAGACCATTTCGATATCCAGCCGGAGCTCGAAGACACGCTGAAGGCGCGCGGCAAGACCGCCGAGCTCGACGTGTTGAAGGCCGAATTGCCGCCCGCCGGCGGCACGAGCTTTACCCGCCAGCAGGCGCCGCTCGGTCTCGGGCATGCGATCTGGTGCGCGCGCGAGATCGTCGGCGACGAGCCGTTTGCCGTGCTTCTGCCCGACATGCTGATGCGCTCCGAGCCCGGTTGTCTGGCGCAGATGATGACCGCCTACGAAAAGCACGGCGGCAACGTCATCGCGCTCGAAGAGACGGTGCCGGAGCAGGTGCACAAATACGGCATCGTGGCGCTCGGCGAGGACGACGATGTCGGCGTCGAAATCACAGGCATGGTGGAGAAGCCGAAGAAGGAAGAGGCGCCTTCGACCTTCTATATTTCCGGCCGCTACATCCTGCAGCCGGAGATCTTCAAGCTTCTGGAGACGACGAAGCCCGGCGCCGGCGGCGAGATCCAGCTGACCGACGGTATGAAGGCTCTCTCTGAGAAGCAGCGTTTCACCGGCGTGCGCTTCCGCGGCGTGACCTTCGATTGCGGCGCGAAATCCGGCTTCCTTGCCGCCAATGTCGCCTATGCGCTCGACCGCGAGGATATCGCGGACGATTTCAAGGCGGAGCTGAAGAAGCTCGGCAAGGATTGGCTGAAGGGCCTCGTCGGCTAG
- a CDS encoding LysR family transcriptional regulator — protein sequence MRIPRTTMEQWAVLQAVVESGGFAQAAERLNRSQSSVSYAISRLQERLGVALFEIEGRRARLTPAGRSLLAEANPLIDDLSRLEDRARSLGTEESQVRLRVDSIFPRQRLFGALQVFAERHPHVEVALRESVRVPEPDRASDDFDLAISLWQPGRADQHPLIDIPMLAVADPGHPLVQRSGGAITPATLARHLRVAISGDGAVMASEGLSPSDGRTWDVNSLEAGVEAVLSGLCWGWLPEHLVAAHLAARRLVELDLVSGSRRVIPLALSWADETRAGKAARALGRLLLDGQDQVRLA from the coding sequence ATGCGGATTCCCAGAACCACGATGGAGCAATGGGCCGTCCTGCAGGCCGTCGTCGAGAGCGGCGGCTTCGCCCAGGCCGCGGAACGGCTCAACCGCAGCCAGTCCTCGGTCAGCTATGCCATCAGCCGCCTGCAGGAGCGCCTCGGCGTCGCGCTCTTTGAGATCGAAGGCCGCAGGGCCCGGCTGACACCGGCCGGGCGAAGCCTGTTGGCGGAGGCCAATCCGCTCATCGACGATCTCAGCCGGCTGGAGGATCGCGCCCGGTCGCTCGGCACCGAGGAGAGCCAGGTGCGGCTTCGCGTGGACAGCATCTTTCCCCGTCAGAGGTTGTTCGGCGCGCTGCAGGTGTTTGCCGAGCGCCATCCGCATGTGGAGGTGGCGCTGCGCGAGAGTGTGCGCGTGCCCGAGCCGGATCGGGCCTCCGACGATTTCGATCTCGCAATTTCGCTCTGGCAGCCGGGACGAGCCGATCAGCATCCGCTCATCGACATCCCGATGCTGGCCGTGGCCGATCCCGGGCATCCGCTGGTGCAAAGGTCGGGCGGCGCCATCACGCCGGCGACGCTGGCGCGCCATCTGCGTGTGGCGATCAGCGGCGACGGGGCGGTGATGGCGAGCGAGGGGCTGTCGCCCTCCGATGGCCGCACCTGGGACGTGAACAGCCTGGAAGCCGGCGTGGAGGCAGTTCTCAGCGGTTTGTGCTGGGGCTGGCTGCCCGAACATCTCGTTGCCGCGCATCTGGCGGCGCGGCGCCTGGTGGAGCTCGATCTCGTCAGCGGCAGCCGGAGGGTCATCCCGCTCGCGCTGAGCTGGGCCGACGAGACGCGGGCCGGCAAGGCGGCCCGGGCGCTGGGCCGCCTGTTGCTCGACGGGCAGGATCAGGTCCGGCTGGCATAG
- a CDS encoding phenolic acid decarboxylase produces the protein MSEDYSSTRPEELKPFLGRHFIYTYDNGWQYEMYIKNADTIDYRIHSGMVGGRWVRDQKVHLARLSDDVLKVSWDEPTGTSVSVSVNFAERQLHGVIFFPQWIAQDPKKTVCFQNEHLDEMRAFRDAGPTYPKLVIDEFAKVTFLETCAVDDETVVAVAPEELPEGYASRT, from the coding sequence ATGAGCGAAGATTACTCCTCCACCAGACCCGAGGAACTGAAGCCGTTCCTCGGCCGCCATTTCATCTACACCTATGACAATGGCTGGCAGTACGAGATGTACATCAAGAACGCCGACACCATCGACTACCGCATCCACAGCGGCATGGTCGGCGGTCGCTGGGTGCGCGATCAGAAGGTGCATCTGGCCCGCCTCTCCGACGACGTGCTCAAGGTGTCCTGGGACGAGCCGACCGGTACCTCCGTCAGCGTCTCGGTGAATTTCGCCGAGCGCCAGCTCCACGGCGTCATCTTCTTCCCCCAATGGATCGCCCAGGATCCGAAGAAGACGGTGTGCTTCCAGAACGAGCATCTCGACGAGATGCGCGCCTTCCGCGATGCCGGCCCGACCTATCCGAAGCTCGTCATCGACGAATTCGCCAAAGTGACGTTCCTGGAGACCTGCGCGGTCGACGACGAAACCGTCGTCGCGGTGGCGCCTGAGGAATTGCCCGAAGGCTATGCCAGCCGGACCTGA